AAGACGAGGCGGCGGCGCTTGCGATTCACCTCGATCACCTTCACGTTAATTTCCGTGCCTACCAGATTTTCCAGGTATCTCACCCGATCTTCTTCATTCAGGCCACGCGGCAAATCGACGACATGGCTAGCCGGGATAAAGCCGCGCAGGTTACCAAACGGCACAATCAGGCCGCCTTTGTTGGCCGCAGCGACTTCGCCAGCCCATGCTTCATCCTGCTCTTGCAAGACTTCTGCACGCTGCCAGTCTTCATTCTGCTTGGCCTGGGCTGCGGAAAGAATGAGGTTTCCTTCCATATCATCCAGGCGGACAACAGCCACATCCAGCTCATCATCGATGTTAAAATCTTCGATGTTCAGGCCCATGCGCTCAATATCCTGGCGCGAAACAACCCCATCGTGCTTCCAGTTCACATCAACAATCAAGCCGTGATAATCAACTGCGAGGATGACACCCGTCACAATATCGCCCCGCTCCAACTGGCTCTTGGCGAGTGACTGCTCCAGCAGTTCTGCAAAATTCATTTCATCAAATGACAATTCAGTATCGAGTGAAACATCGGTAGACATTGGTGAATAAACTCCCTAAACGAACGTTGTATGCCCTGTGGTACCTCACGGCCTAGACACACACAAACAGACAGCCCTGAGCACACATCAACCCTCTGTTAATGTGATGCCATGCTGCCAACGATGTTTGGTTTTTAACTTGTGTCTATAGAGAGACCGTTCGGCTTCTCCCGTATTGGAACGGACTCGTGGAAGCACACAGACAATGCTCCACAGGACGGCAAAATTATACTGTCGTGATAAGTCGTTGTCAACAAATGGCGGGCATTCTGTGCAGATTGTCCACCCTGTTACAAAGCACCAACGTTCTGTCTGCGCAAATACGCCTGAAAACGAAATTTTACGACTTTTTATAGGCCTTTACTTTTATCGGGCATCGTTTCCTTCATAATGAAAAACGCAAATTAACCATCGTTGGCAAAGGTCAAAAAATGCAGTTCCGGTCTATTGCGACTTTACTACTAACACTATGTTTGAGTCTTTCATCGGTATTCGCGCAATCCCCTGACCCCATCGTGCCATACACAGGCACTTGGGAAGTCACCCTCCTGGATGAACAAAATAACTGCCCTGCTGAACTTCTCCTATCAGGTGCCTGGGTGCCAGCCAATGGCTCCCAACATGTTCTAACATTTTCAACGCTGGAGGCCGTCCCGCTTGATCTGCATAAGGTCGTCGCCCCCGTGGAGGTTGAAGAAACACCAGAGTTCTTCTCCGTGACAACTGGGGACTACAATCAGTATGAAATTATCCCCACGATCCAGACACAACCCTATCTCTACCGCTATGCAATCCTAGAAGAACAATACATCGTGCTGGAATACACCCAGACGCTCGCACTCTCCGACTGTGTGCTGACAGCAACTTACAACCTAACGCTCATTTCATCAGATACGAGCACCACCGGCGAAACAACCAGCACAGAAGATGCCGCAAGTGCCCCGCTCAATAACTGGGCTCTGGGCGGTGATTCTAGCGACCCTGTCTTCCTCTTTGATGACCCGGCAGCGCCTGATGGGGCCTTATGTGGCACAGACCAGGCTCAGGGCGAAACCTGGTTCTTCAGTGCAGATCCGGCTTTCGTCAGCGAAGTAAACGCGAGCTACGGCCAGACCCTGAGCTATGACATCCGCATTAGCGAAGGCAACACTGACAATGCTTATGACGACTTTGATGTTGAATTAGTCGTCGGTAACGGCATCGTCCTGCACTATACCTCCGGCAGCTACCCCACCAGTGAATGGACGCATTTTGAGGTCAAGCTCGATGAAACCGCAGGCTGGGTTGATGTCGATGGCTTTATGGATACAAGCGATCCGGCCCTGTTTGCGCAAATGATCCAGGATGTCACACAGGTTAACATTCGTGGCGAATATATTGTCGGTGATGATACAGCCTGCATCACAAATGTACAGATCGGCGATGGAACGACCACAGCCACAACAAACAGCACATTCATCGACCTGAGCGGCTGGCAGCCTGGTGACATCACCACGCCAGAACTATTCTTTGAATTCGCTGAAGCACCTGATGGCGCGCTTTGCACATCGGAACAAGCACCCGGCATTCTCTGGACGATTGACGCAGATCAAGCCTTTGTCAGCCAACTCAACGCCAGTTATGGTCAGATAATCCGCTTCGATACTCGAACGCTCAGCGAGCATATGACAGAACCTTATACAGATATGAACATTGAACTGGTCATTGGCAACGGCATCGTCCTGCAATATTCGTTTGAAGCAACATCCCAAAATGAATGGACCCACTACGACGTCGAATTGAGTGAAACCGCAGGATGGGTCGATGTGGATGGCTTTATGGATACAAGCGATCCGGCCCTGTTTGCACAAATGGTCCAGGACATCACACAATTCCGCATCTATGGCACCCATATGCAGGATACGGGCAGCACCTGCCTTGCCAACGTGCAGATCGGCAGCAATGCCACTAACAATACGGGCACCGATGCCACACAACCCGCACAGCCAGCAGCAGGGCCGCAACTGCAAAGCGGCTTCTATGAAACCGTCATCGCAGATGTTGCAGAAGGCTGCACCAGTTATCTGCCTTTGGGAGCGGTTCAATACATCAATGTTGAATTCAGTTATATGGACCAGGACGCGACGCTGGCGATGTTGATCGAAGGGGTGCCACAGCCCGTGATCTTCTTTGCCACGGCGGACGCGGCTGTTTACCAGGCGGAAGGTGACGGGCTTGGCATGTTGAGCATCGTCAGCCCGGTGCAATTCACATTGCAGCACGTTTCTGATGGTTGCCAGACGACCACACAAGCCACGCTCGCAGACGCCTAACTCTGAGCACTCAACTAAAAAAGCCCTCTCGATGCAGAGGGCTTTTCTAATTCATATTTCCGGGTGCTGCTGCGATGGTCTACTCTTCTGCTGATTCGCTAGCATCTGCTTCTACAGACGGCTCATCAGATGGCACAGCTTCAGAAGCGCCATCCACTGCTGCAGCAGGCTCAGCCTGTGCAGGAGGAGCATCTTCGACTTCATCCGTACCCCAGCGCTGTGTGAAACCAACACGCCGTTTTTCCGGCTCCAGGTGGCTGATGCGCAGTGAAATCCGGTCACCCTTCTGCAAATAGGAATAAGGCTCCTTGAGCGCACCATCGCCCATCTCGCTCAGGTGCAGCAGCCCTTCCAGGCCATCATCAAGCGCCACGAAAGCACCAAAATCGACAACATTGGTCACAGTGCCCTCAACGAGTTGGCCCTCGTGGTAACGGCTCTGAGCATTATCCCAGGGGTCCGATAAGAGGCGTTTGCGGCTGAGCGCAATACGATTGGTCTCACGATCCAGGCTCAACACATGCACCTGAATCTTATCCCCCACCTTCAAAATATCGCGCGGATGGTCCACACGATGCCACGCCAATTCGCTCACATGGATAAGGCCATCTGCGCCGCCGATATTGACGAATGCGCCAAAATCGCGCAGGCCGGTCACAGTGCCTTCTACCACATCGCCCTCATCCAGTTCTGAGAGTAAACGGGCTTTCTGTTGTTGGCGCCATTCCCGCTGGGCTTCGCGCTCACTAAAGATCAGACGGCGGCGATCTTGGTCAACTTCGATGACCTTCACGCCCAGTTCTTCGCCAATCAAGTTCGCCATAGCTTCACGTCGATCCGCTGCGGCGGCAATAGATGCCAGGTGGGAACTGGGGATAAAGCCCTCCAGGCGGTTCCAACGCACCAGGACACCCCCCTTGTTGTACCCGGTTACGGTCACCTGAACCACATCTTCTGTCTTGAGCAGTTCTGCGGCTTTTTCCCAGTCGTAGCGCTGCAAGCCCATATTGATTGACACAATAAGGTTGCCATTGGAGTCGCGCGGGTTTAGGACGTAGACAGGGACATCTTCACCAACCTTGAGGCTGCTATGGAAAGAATCATCCATGCGCTCAATATCTTGGTAGGTGACGATGCCATCCTGCTTGGCACCCAGATCA
The Phototrophicus methaneseepsis DNA segment above includes these coding regions:
- a CDS encoding laminin B domain-containing protein codes for the protein MPYTGTWEVTLLDEQNNCPAELLLSGAWVPANGSQHVLTFSTLEAVPLDLHKVVAPVEVEETPEFFSVTTGDYNQYEIIPTIQTQPYLYRYAILEEQYIVLEYTQTLALSDCVLTATYNLTLISSDTSTTGETTSTEDAASAPLNNWALGGDSSDPVFLFDDPAAPDGALCGTDQAQGETWFFSADPAFVSEVNASYGQTLSYDIRISEGNTDNAYDDFDVELVVGNGIVLHYTSGSYPTSEWTHFEVKLDETAGWVDVDGFMDTSDPALFAQMIQDVTQVNIRGEYIVGDDTACITNVQIGDGTTTATTNSTFIDLSGWQPGDITTPELFFEFAEAPDGALCTSEQAPGILWTIDADQAFVSQLNASYGQIIRFDTRTLSEHMTEPYTDMNIELVIGNGIVLQYSFEATSQNEWTHYDVELSETAGWVDVDGFMDTSDPALFAQMVQDITQFRIYGTHMQDTGSTCLANVQIGSNATNNTGTDATQPAQPAAGPQLQSGFYETVIADVAEGCTSYLPLGAVQYINVEFSYMDQDATLAMLIEGVPQPVIFFATADAAVYQAEGDGLGMLSIVSPVQFTLQHVSDGCQTTTQATLADA
- a CDS encoding 30S ribosomal protein S1, whose protein sequence is MADQNKDFSGHDDDFASMLESSFDYSYTPPRRGEIRTATILQIEEREIIVDLGAKQDGIVTYQDIERMDDSFHSSLKVGEDVPVYVLNPRDSNGNLIVSINMGLQRYDWEKAAELLKTEDVVQVTVTGYNKGGVLVRWNRLEGFIPSSHLASIAAAADRREAMANLIGEELGVKVIEVDQDRRRLIFSEREAQREWRQQQKARLLSELDEGDVVEGTVTGLRDFGAFVNIGGADGLIHVSELAWHRVDHPRDILKVGDKIQVHVLSLDRETNRIALSRKRLLSDPWDNAQSRYHEGQLVEGTVTNVVDFGAFVALDDGLEGLLHLSEMGDGALKEPYSYLQKGDRISLRISHLEPEKRRVGFTQRWGTDEVEDAPPAQAEPAAAVDGASEAVPSDEPSVEADASESAEE